The Desulfosporosinus acidiphilus SJ4 genome has a window encoding:
- the dapG gene encoding aspartate kinase, with protein sequence MRILVQKFGGTSVATPERRSQVVSKVSEAVHSGYSPVVVVSAIGRSGDPYATDTFLNMVKGIYSDLPKRELDLLMSCGEVISGTVLVSTLNSMGFEAVLFTGAQAGIITNNDYGDARIVRVEPGAILEQLSEGKVVVVTGFQGITEDGQITTLGRGGSDTTASALGVALEAETIDIYTDVDGIMTADPRIVEDARIIDTVTYNEICQLAYQGAKVIHPRAVEIAMQRNIPLRIKSTFSDAPGTLVTNMHPDRGVGTDITNDRIITGIAHTPNVTQIRVLTKDAPDLHLTVQRIFKAMALADISVDFISVQPEVVLFTVSDEVAAKGVKILKNTGFEPEVIPSCAKVSIIGAGIAGVPGVMADMVEALSEAGVTILQSADSHTTIWVLVHKEDMVTAVQSLHQKFRLGVC encoded by the coding sequence TTGCGGATATTGGTTCAGAAGTTCGGGGGGACTTCTGTAGCGACACCGGAGCGCAGGTCGCAAGTGGTGTCCAAAGTTTCAGAAGCAGTTCACAGCGGGTATTCACCAGTTGTTGTCGTATCGGCGATAGGCCGATCCGGGGATCCCTATGCCACGGATACCTTTCTGAATATGGTTAAAGGAATTTATTCGGATTTACCGAAACGGGAATTAGATTTATTAATGAGCTGCGGTGAAGTTATTTCCGGGACTGTGCTGGTAAGCACCTTGAATAGTATGGGCTTTGAAGCGGTACTTTTTACCGGAGCTCAAGCCGGGATTATTACAAACAATGATTATGGGGATGCCAGGATTGTCCGAGTCGAACCGGGAGCTATTTTAGAACAGTTGAGTGAGGGTAAAGTTGTAGTAGTAACCGGTTTTCAGGGCATAACAGAAGATGGTCAGATAACGACTCTCGGGCGCGGAGGAAGCGACACCACGGCATCGGCCTTGGGGGTTGCCTTAGAAGCAGAAACCATCGATATCTACACCGACGTCGATGGCATCATGACGGCAGATCCACGAATCGTTGAAGATGCGCGAATTATTGATACCGTTACTTATAATGAAATTTGCCAATTAGCATATCAAGGAGCCAAAGTGATTCATCCTAGGGCCGTGGAAATTGCGATGCAGCGCAACATTCCCCTGAGGATAAAATCTACGTTTTCCGATGCACCGGGGACATTAGTCACGAATATGCACCCTGATCGAGGAGTTGGGACGGATATAACCAATGACCGGATTATTACTGGGATTGCTCATACCCCCAATGTCACGCAAATCAGAGTTTTGACGAAGGATGCTCCGGATCTGCACCTCACAGTTCAACGGATTTTTAAAGCAATGGCTCTTGCTGATATAAGTGTGGATTTTATTAGTGTTCAGCCTGAAGTAGTATTATTTACGGTTTCTGATGAAGTTGCCGCAAAGGGCGTTAAAATTTTGAAAAACACGGGATTTGAGCCGGAAGTTATCCCAAGCTGTGCGAAAGTATCCATAATTGGAGCAGGAATTGCCGGGGTACCCGGAGTCATGGCAGATATGGTGGAGGCACTTTCCGAAGCCGGTGTAACGATTTTGCAATCGGCAGATTCCCACACGACTATTTGGGTTTTAGTTCACAAGGAAGACATGGTTACTGCGGTCCAGTCGTTACATCAGAAGTTTAGGCTGGGTGTTTGTTAG
- a CDS encoding aspartate-semialdehyde dehydrogenase, with translation MSNVAIVGATGAVGQEFLKILAERHFPVEELRLLATKRSAGKRVTWQGRELEVQETTHESFKGIDIALFAGGSASTEYAPSAVKSGAVVIDNSSAFRLDPEVPLIVPEVNPEDVKGHKGIIANPNCSTIIMAVALKPIFDIAGIRRVVVSTYQAVSGAGREGIEELEAEVKAWSKGDGMTPAVFPYQIAFNLIPRIDVFQEGDYTKEEWKMVKETQKIFHAPNMAITATTVRVPVFRSHSESINVETEKLVSVTEIREALSQAPGVIVDDDPSNDRYPMPWFSADTDEVYVGRLRKDFSIAQGINMWVVGDQIRKGAATNAVQIAELLL, from the coding sequence ATGTCAAATGTAGCAATTGTTGGTGCAACCGGTGCAGTCGGGCAGGAATTCTTAAAAATTCTTGCCGAACGTCATTTTCCTGTTGAAGAACTGAGACTATTGGCAACGAAACGATCTGCCGGAAAACGGGTGACCTGGCAAGGGCGTGAACTAGAGGTTCAGGAGACAACTCATGAGAGCTTCAAGGGTATCGATATCGCACTTTTCGCAGGCGGTTCTGCAAGTACGGAATATGCACCTTCTGCCGTAAAAAGCGGAGCAGTGGTTATCGATAACAGCAGTGCTTTTCGTCTTGATCCGGAGGTTCCGCTGATTGTCCCTGAGGTAAACCCAGAGGATGTAAAAGGCCATAAAGGGATTATAGCAAACCCTAATTGCTCCACGATTATCATGGCTGTAGCCCTAAAGCCAATTTTTGATATAGCCGGTATACGGCGTGTCGTCGTATCCACATATCAGGCCGTTTCCGGAGCAGGGCGTGAGGGTATTGAGGAATTGGAAGCAGAGGTTAAAGCTTGGTCGAAGGGTGATGGAATGACTCCCGCTGTTTTCCCTTACCAAATTGCCTTTAATCTTATTCCCCGCATTGATGTATTCCAAGAAGGAGATTACACTAAAGAAGAGTGGAAAATGGTTAAAGAAACACAAAAGATTTTCCATGCCCCGAATATGGCAATTACAGCTACCACCGTGCGGGTGCCGGTCTTCCGCAGTCATTCGGAATCAATTAATGTCGAAACTGAAAAACTCGTCAGCGTCACTGAAATTCGGGAGGCTTTAAGTCAAGCGCCGGGCGTTATCGTCGATGATGATCCTAGCAATGATCGCTACCCCATGCCGTGGTTCAGCGCAGATACGGACGAAGTTTATGTTGGCCGTTTGCGTAAAGACTTTTCGATTGCTCAAGGGATTAATATGTGGGTTGTGGGAGATCAAATTCGTAAAGGTGCGGCCACTAACGCAGTGCAAATTGCGGAACTGCTGCTGTAA
- a CDS encoding dipicolinate synthase subunit B, producing the protein MQFDGLKIGFALTGSHCMLHEVVKVMKRLADEGAVVTPIVSYSVDTMDTRFGKAEDWKGQFKEITQKDIIHTIPEAEPIGPKKMFDCVVIAPCTGNTLAKLANGITDTPALMAAKSHLRNQSPVVLAISTNDGLGLNARNIGTLLITKNVYLVPFGQDNPAIKANSLVAHMDRIPDTILMALEGKQIQPVLWDYR; encoded by the coding sequence ATGCAGTTTGACGGGTTAAAAATTGGTTTTGCTCTTACCGGATCACATTGTATGTTGCATGAAGTAGTCAAGGTCATGAAACGTTTAGCAGATGAAGGAGCGGTCGTGACACCAATTGTCTCCTATTCTGTAGATACTATGGACACTCGCTTCGGCAAGGCCGAGGATTGGAAAGGCCAGTTTAAGGAAATAACGCAGAAGGATATTATTCACACGATCCCTGAAGCCGAGCCAATTGGTCCTAAGAAAATGTTTGATTGTGTGGTAATAGCCCCATGTACGGGCAATACTCTCGCAAAGCTAGCCAACGGGATCACGGATACTCCTGCTCTCATGGCTGCTAAATCCCACCTTCGCAATCAAAGTCCAGTAGTACTTGCTATATCAACTAATGATGGACTGGGACTTAACGCTCGTAATATCGGAACACTGCTCATTACCAAAAATGTTTATCTCGTACCCTTTGGTCAAGATAATCCTGCCATTAAAGCAAATTCATTAGTAGCACATATGGATAGAATTCCAGATACCATACTAATGGCACTTGAAGGAAAACAGATTCAGCCAGTCCTGTGGGATTATCGATAA
- the dpsA gene encoding dipicolinate synthase subunit DpsA, whose protein sequence is MSAGLKGIRVAVIGGDDRELFLIPELQKQGAYIVGVGFEKASPNPGVTLVSSLLEAVGQVDVLLFPMFGTDERGTVKAKYSASPIVLNKEVLQAIPTRVPLIIGFARPALKSAAENMGIQLVETIYLDELAILNSIPSAEGAIQMAMEATNITIHGSESFVLGLGRTGWSLARMLQGIGANVSGVARKPTDLARAVEMGLKPVHFADLEEEIGRAEIIFNTVPHLILDRVMLEKVARDVVIVDLASIPGGTDFEFAQLLGLKAILAPGLPGIVAPKSAGRILAQIYPQLILRHLTTTIANVQS, encoded by the coding sequence ATGAGTGCGGGTCTGAAAGGAATTCGTGTGGCGGTAATTGGGGGTGATGATCGGGAACTGTTTTTGATTCCCGAACTTCAAAAACAGGGGGCCTACATAGTCGGGGTCGGATTTGAAAAGGCTTCACCCAACCCGGGAGTGACACTTGTATCATCCCTTCTCGAAGCGGTTGGTCAAGTGGATGTGTTGCTTTTTCCAATGTTCGGCACCGATGAACGTGGGACAGTTAAAGCCAAATACTCTGCTTCGCCAATCGTGCTGAATAAAGAGGTGCTTCAGGCTATTCCGACACGCGTTCCGCTGATTATTGGCTTTGCGCGTCCGGCTTTGAAATCAGCAGCAGAAAACATGGGAATCCAGTTAGTGGAAACGATATACCTTGATGAACTTGCTATCCTTAATTCTATCCCTTCAGCAGAAGGAGCTATTCAGATGGCCATGGAGGCCACGAACATAACGATTCACGGAAGTGAAAGTTTTGTTCTGGGATTAGGTCGAACCGGCTGGTCCTTAGCGAGAATGCTCCAGGGCATTGGCGCAAACGTCAGTGGGGTTGCCCGTAAGCCAACCGATTTAGCCCGTGCTGTAGAGATGGGACTCAAACCAGTTCATTTTGCGGATCTAGAAGAAGAGATTGGGCGTGCAGAGATTATTTTCAACACAGTTCCTCATCTCATCTTAGACCGTGTTATGTTGGAAAAGGTGGCAAGAGATGTGGTAATCGTCGATTTGGCTTCTATTCCGGGCGGAACTGATTTTGAATTTGCCCAATTATTGGGCCTCAAAGCAATCCTTGCTCCGGGTCTCCCTGGTATTGTAGCACCCAAATCTGCCGGCAGAATTCTCGCTCAAATTTATCCGCAACTTATTCTTCGTCACTTGACCACCACGATTGCCAATGTTCAGTCTTAA
- the dapB gene encoding 4-hydroxy-tetrahydrodipicolinate reductase: MKKIRVFVAGASGKMGQEVIRTLVKEDDLILVGASDTRQQGMDVGFVVGLPRMGLDISGPFDVESLRTFQADVLVDFTNPQSVLKNAKTAILAGVVPVIGTTGLDEAELEEIRTLAVKESVGAFIAPNFSIGALLMMRFAREAAKYFPHVDILELHHDQKLDAPSGTAIKTAELISEVRPPMVQGHPNEYEKIPGARGADLGGIHIHSVRLPGLIAHQEVLFGGLGQALTIRHDAYTRETYMPGIMLAIRKAADLTELVVGLENFLD; encoded by the coding sequence TTGAAAAAAATCCGTGTTTTCGTAGCTGGGGCAAGTGGAAAGATGGGACAGGAAGTGATACGAACTCTTGTCAAAGAAGATGATCTAATTTTGGTAGGCGCTTCAGATACACGTCAGCAAGGGATGGACGTTGGATTTGTGGTGGGCCTCCCGCGAATGGGCTTAGATATATCAGGTCCTTTCGACGTAGAAAGTCTACGTACGTTTCAAGCGGATGTTTTAGTGGATTTCACAAATCCGCAATCGGTCTTAAAGAATGCCAAAACTGCAATTCTTGCCGGGGTTGTTCCAGTCATTGGGACTACTGGCTTGGATGAAGCTGAATTAGAAGAGATACGGACTCTGGCAGTAAAGGAAAGTGTGGGGGCTTTCATTGCACCAAATTTTTCTATCGGAGCACTTTTAATGATGAGATTTGCCAGAGAAGCAGCTAAATATTTCCCTCATGTCGATATTCTTGAACTGCATCATGATCAGAAGCTTGATGCCCCCTCAGGAACAGCCATAAAAACGGCCGAACTGATCTCGGAAGTGCGCCCTCCCATGGTTCAGGGACACCCCAATGAATATGAGAAAATCCCAGGAGCACGTGGTGCTGATCTAGGAGGAATTCATATTCATTCGGTACGTTTGCCGGGATTAATTGCTCATCAAGAGGTATTATTTGGAGGTTTAGGACAAGCTTTAACAATCCGGCATGATGCCTATACCAGAGAGACCTATATGCCGGGGATAATGCTTGCCATACGCAAAGCTGCTGACTTAACTGAACTTGTAGTAGGCCTTGAGAATTTCCTCGATTAG
- a CDS encoding YlmC/YmxH family sporulation protein, translating into MLLSDLAGKEIINLNDGAKLGLVGDADIDISLNGKIEAIIIASRGGFSGFWSSRGDRDRDQMVIPWQTIKKVGSEVIIIDLHDKSENKR; encoded by the coding sequence ATGCTGTTAAGTGATCTGGCCGGAAAAGAAATTATTAATTTGAACGATGGAGCAAAACTAGGTCTCGTTGGTGATGCAGACATTGATATCTCTTTAAATGGTAAGATTGAAGCTATTATTATTGCCTCCCGGGGAGGATTTTCGGGTTTTTGGAGTTCCAGAGGTGATCGAGACCGGGATCAGATGGTAATTCCCTGGCAAACAATAAAAAAAGTGGGTTCAGAGGTAATTATTATAGATTTACACGATAAGTCTGAGAATAAACGGTAA
- a CDS encoding membrane protein: MQALGVMILVAGVIISVRERRFMIMWRSKPPSNQLATALSQLVGTAGGIYLSLELLFSFLKIPEDWWNNSNFFVEPLAVFSLILAILQPFGLKAWLKLKRIGG; the protein is encoded by the coding sequence ATGCAAGCCCTTGGGGTTATGATATTGGTGGCAGGTGTGATTATATCCGTGCGCGAGCGCAGGTTTATGATCATGTGGCGGTCGAAACCGCCTTCAAATCAGTTAGCAACTGCTTTGAGTCAATTAGTAGGTACTGCCGGTGGAATTTATCTTTCTCTTGAATTATTATTTTCGTTTTTAAAGATTCCTGAGGATTGGTGGAACAACTCAAACTTTTTTGTAGAACCTTTAGCAGTGTTTTCTTTGATCTTGGCTATCCTACAGCCATTTGGCTTAAAGGCTTGGCTGAAACTGAAAAGAATCGGGGGGTGA
- the dut gene encoding dUTP diphosphatase, producing MTNSIPVKVKKVSSQAVLPAYATPASAGVDLCACLEEKFVINPGDQVKIPTGIAIELPSQYMVALVFARSGLASRSGIGLTNGVGVIDSDYRGEIQVLLQNLGSVPVTINPGDRIAQMVFMPVFQAHLQEVSNLGETVRGTGGFGSTGI from the coding sequence ATAACAAATTCAATCCCTGTGAAGGTAAAAAAAGTTTCTTCTCAGGCAGTGCTTCCGGCTTATGCAACTCCGGCCTCAGCGGGTGTCGACCTGTGTGCCTGCCTTGAAGAAAAGTTCGTTATAAACCCCGGCGACCAGGTAAAGATCCCTACGGGAATTGCCATTGAGCTGCCAAGCCAATATATGGTTGCTTTAGTTTTTGCCAGGAGCGGATTGGCCAGTCGGTCCGGTATTGGGCTCACCAATGGAGTAGGTGTGATTGACTCCGATTATCGAGGAGAAATTCAAGTGCTGCTGCAAAATCTTGGCTCAGTTCCGGTGACGATAAACCCTGGAGATCGGATTGCTCAAATGGTTTTTATGCCGGTATTTCAGGCCCATTTGCAAGAGGTATCAAACCTTGGAGAAACGGTTCGCGGCACAGGTGGTTTTGGCTCCACGGGTATTTGA
- a CDS encoding M16 family metallopeptidase, with protein MYQKMVLPNGVRIITEEIEHVRSAAIGIWVGAGSRDERTGYEGISHFIEHMFFKGTEHRNARALAESLEAVGGQLNAFTTKEYTCYYAKILDEDLDLAIDVLSDMFFSSLFDEKEIEKEKNVVIEEIKMYEDSPDELIHDIFSEQVWNDNPLGKPILGTEESIRDLTREKILTFLSEHYAPDNVVISVAGKIKHDDIVAKLSAHFGTFRRGGRRILEETPIGKKVERYQTKDTEQMHILIGVPGLGQDDEDIHAMHIFNNVLGGGLSSRLFQEIREQRGLAYSVYSYHSTYVDTGLFAIYAGTSPNNTQEVIECILEEIKTIQKNGITAEELERTKAQIKGGLYLGLESVSSRMSRLGKTELTYNRVISPEEVVEKLEKVTQEDVVRVIGRLWQKDKISIMTLGPSGHEVILADLLKKTGWGD; from the coding sequence TTGTATCAAAAGATGGTGTTACCAAACGGAGTTAGAATTATTACGGAAGAAATTGAACATGTAAGATCAGCTGCCATTGGAATTTGGGTCGGAGCGGGATCAAGAGATGAACGGACAGGATATGAGGGTATATCTCATTTTATTGAGCACATGTTTTTTAAAGGCACTGAACATAGGAATGCCCGTGCTTTGGCAGAGTCGCTGGAAGCAGTGGGCGGTCAATTAAATGCCTTCACCACAAAAGAATATACGTGCTACTACGCCAAGATTCTCGATGAAGATCTGGACCTGGCTATTGATGTTTTGAGTGATATGTTTTTTAGCTCACTCTTTGATGAAAAGGAAATTGAAAAAGAAAAAAACGTGGTTATTGAAGAAATAAAAATGTATGAGGATTCTCCGGATGAATTGATTCATGATATTTTTTCCGAACAAGTCTGGAATGATAATCCTTTAGGCAAACCGATTTTAGGAACGGAGGAGAGTATCCGCGATTTAACTCGGGAAAAGATTTTGACCTTCCTTTCTGAGCATTATGCTCCGGATAATGTGGTTATTTCCGTGGCAGGCAAAATTAAGCATGATGATATTGTGGCAAAGCTTTCAGCTCATTTTGGGACCTTTAGACGAGGTGGACGACGAATTCTCGAAGAGACTCCCATTGGAAAGAAAGTCGAACGTTACCAGACGAAAGACACGGAGCAGATGCACATACTTATTGGAGTTCCCGGTTTGGGTCAGGACGATGAGGATATTCATGCTATGCATATCTTCAATAACGTCTTAGGCGGTGGCTTGAGTTCCCGCTTATTCCAAGAAATCAGGGAACAGCGCGGGCTTGCTTATTCTGTTTACTCGTATCACTCCACCTATGTAGATACCGGCTTGTTTGCCATCTACGCCGGAACAAGTCCCAATAATACTCAAGAGGTTATTGAATGTATTCTTGAGGAGATAAAGACGATTCAAAAGAACGGGATTACTGCTGAGGAACTTGAACGAACAAAGGCCCAAATTAAAGGTGGGCTTTACTTAGGATTGGAATCGGTAAGCAGTCGCATGAGTCGTTTAGGGAAGACTGAACTAACCTACAATCGAGTAATTTCTCCGGAAGAAGTAGTGGAAAAGCTCGAAAAAGTGACTCAAGAGGATGTCGTACGAGTGATTGGCCGTCTTTGGCAAAAAGACAAGATTAGTATTATGACCCTAGGCCCTTCTGGTCATGAAGTTATTTTAGCCGATTTGTTAAAGAAGACAGGCTGGGGTGACTAA
- a CDS encoding D-alanyl-D-alanine carboxypeptidase family protein produces MISRKWTRAWACVLLCTVGFTWFGIKPVDAAQSNQAVKSLKSTKTSRPQPRLKRKIPAKPSVPPESSVPEQGPGKISADAAVLMDVKTGDVLFGKQENKPRPPASTTKIMTAILGLELGSSDEVVTVSQKAANVGEATLHLDPGEKINLYELITGALVKSGNDACVAIAEHIAGSEQQFVHFMNMKALALGAQNTHFGNTNGLPLKDHYSTAYDLALMARHGLSIPQFASITRQKETEIHFLEPDVIMDLRNTNKLLWNYPYADGVKTGTTTAAGKCLVASATKDGRQLLVVVLKAPDRFGDAKKLLEWGFNNTEIVRLANAGQAIGEFTKSKDPVQVFTETPVEVSIPKVEHSKLQTHIVWEKNGDLPIKAGERLGRWEVWLGKQKVGSVPLLSECDVAKNHSL; encoded by the coding sequence ATGATCAGTAGAAAGTGGACGCGTGCTTGGGCCTGCGTCCTTCTTTGTACCGTAGGTTTTACTTGGTTTGGGATAAAGCCTGTGGATGCAGCTCAGTCAAATCAAGCGGTTAAATCGTTAAAATCGACTAAAACGTCCCGTCCCCAACCACGCTTAAAACGGAAGATTCCGGCAAAACCTTCGGTTCCCCCGGAATCTTCCGTTCCAGAGCAAGGTCCTGGCAAGATTAGTGCAGATGCAGCTGTTCTTATGGATGTTAAGACAGGTGATGTTCTTTTCGGAAAACAGGAAAATAAACCTCGACCGCCCGCCAGTACGACTAAGATAATGACCGCGATTTTGGGGTTGGAACTTGGCAGTTCGGACGAAGTGGTTACGGTCAGTCAAAAAGCTGCTAATGTTGGTGAAGCAACATTGCATCTTGACCCAGGTGAGAAAATCAATCTTTATGAACTCATTACCGGAGCCTTAGTTAAATCGGGAAATGATGCCTGTGTGGCGATTGCAGAGCATATTGCGGGAAGTGAACAACAATTTGTTCATTTCATGAATATGAAAGCCTTAGCCTTGGGAGCGCAAAACACCCATTTTGGAAATACCAACGGGTTACCCCTTAAAGATCATTATTCTACGGCCTATGACCTTGCCCTTATGGCTCGTCATGGCTTATCTATACCTCAATTCGCCTCAATTACACGTCAAAAAGAAACGGAGATTCATTTTCTGGAACCTGACGTTATTATGGATTTACGTAACACCAATAAACTGCTATGGAACTATCCTTATGCAGATGGTGTCAAAACCGGAACTACCACGGCAGCGGGCAAATGCCTTGTTGCTTCGGCGACTAAAGACGGTCGCCAACTCTTAGTGGTTGTACTCAAAGCTCCTGACCGGTTTGGGGATGCTAAGAAATTATTGGAGTGGGGGTTTAACAATACTGAAATTGTACGTTTGGCGAATGCCGGACAGGCTATTGGGGAATTTACTAAGTCCAAGGATCCTGTTCAGGTATTTACGGAAACTCCGGTAGAAGTTAGCATTCCTAAAGTTGAACATTCGAAACTCCAAACCCATATTGTATGGGAAAAGAATGGAGATCTTCCAATAAAGGCAGGAGAGAGACTGGGGCGCTGGGAAGTCTGGCTGGGCAAACAAAAAGTAGGCAGTGTTCCTTTGCTGAGTGAGTGTGATGTAGCTAAGAATCACTCGTTGTAA
- a CDS encoding polysaccharide deacetylase family protein: MFINLKISRRILSLGGIFFLLFVGILLEHKMVLTGVRSSKPVEQISTEEKVIALTINVDWGEEFIPAILDVLDKENAKATFFVTGRWAKKNPELLKRIASRGHEIENHGYSHPHPDNLSVGANQEEIKKTESIIQGIIGKRTHFYAPPYGEKGASGLRAADLLGYQTILWTLDTVDWREDSTPEVIVQRIVNPAVRFGIRPKKNGAIVLIHPKLNTVKALPIILSQLTRDGFAFQTLDALITFDQIGNTTSR; this comes from the coding sequence ATGTTCATTAACTTAAAAATCTCGCGACGAATTCTCTCGTTAGGCGGGATTTTCTTTCTATTATTCGTTGGTATATTGCTGGAACACAAGATGGTGCTTACCGGTGTTCGCAGTTCCAAACCTGTGGAGCAGATCAGTACCGAAGAGAAAGTCATTGCCCTGACCATCAATGTTGATTGGGGCGAAGAGTTTATTCCGGCAATTTTAGACGTTTTAGATAAAGAAAACGCTAAGGCGACGTTCTTTGTGACAGGCCGATGGGCTAAGAAAAATCCCGAATTGTTAAAACGGATAGCGAGTCGAGGACATGAAATTGAAAATCATGGGTATTCACATCCCCATCCAGATAATCTATCCGTTGGAGCAAATCAGGAAGAGATCAAGAAAACAGAAAGCATTATTCAGGGGATTATTGGCAAAAGGACCCACTTCTATGCACCGCCTTATGGGGAAAAGGGGGCTTCAGGCTTACGAGCTGCAGATTTATTAGGTTACCAGACAATTTTGTGGACGTTAGATACGGTGGATTGGCGGGAAGACAGTACCCCGGAAGTTATTGTCCAACGTATTGTTAATCCTGCTGTGAGGTTCGGCATCAGACCGAAAAAAAATGGGGCTATAGTCCTGATCCATCCAAAATTGAATACTGTGAAGGCCTTACCAATCATCTTAAGTCAGTTGACGCGTGATGGATTTGCGTTTCAAACACTCGATGCACTAATAACATTTGATCAGATCGGAAATACTACCTCACGATGA